Proteins encoded together in one Kingella oralis window:
- a CDS encoding winged helix-turn-helix transcriptional regulator, translating to MKTECTAACLEANGKRYACTVSLAMDLIGGKWKAVVLYHLQDGAKRFGELHAHLVFATEAVLSRQLKELERDGLVSRTQYGTKPPLKTEYALTELGRTAIPVLQAVTAWGNALALDGGCFQAD from the coding sequence ATGAAAACGGAATGCACGGCAGCGTGCTTGGAAGCAAACGGCAAACGCTATGCTTGCACGGTGAGCCTGGCGATGGATTTAATCGGCGGCAAATGGAAGGCGGTGGTGCTGTATCACCTGCAAGACGGGGCAAAACGCTTTGGCGAATTGCACGCGCATCTGGTGTTTGCCACCGAGGCGGTGTTGAGCCGCCAGCTGAAAGAATTGGAGCGGGACGGGCTGGTTTCGCGCACGCAATACGGCACCAAACCGCCGCTGAAAACCGAATACGCGCTCACCGAATTGGGGCGCACGGCGATTCCCGTGTTGCAGGCGGTTACCGCTTGGGGCAATGCGCTGGCGCTGGATGGCGGGTGCTTTCAGGCAGACTAA
- a CDS encoding DUF4198 domain-containing protein, translated as MSKTLLAALLCAASLSAHAHRVWVSTNHTHGGEILKAELGYGEFPEFEPIAKERLDIFKPLQLVTPQGKQNLVQKGLHNYQYESAKPVKDGSFLVLAEYLPTFWSKNAAGWKRQNMTQMPDATYCEQTRMYGKNIVNVGHESADTAVITRPVGQMLEIVPLDNPANVQVGERFKVKVLLNGEPLPNATLTATFDGFDTSDRGKTHKVEAQAFSDTTGDDGTVAIIPLRQGFWKASVEHKADFADQKVCQKQANYTTLTFQIGHAHH; from the coding sequence ATGAGCAAAACACTATTGGCTGCGCTGTTGTGCGCGGCTTCGCTATCCGCCCACGCGCATCGGGTTTGGGTGTCCACCAATCACACGCATGGTGGCGAGATTTTGAAAGCGGAATTGGGCTATGGCGAGTTCCCCGAGTTTGAGCCGATTGCCAAAGAGCGACTGGATATTTTTAAGCCGTTGCAACTGGTTACGCCGCAGGGCAAGCAAAATTTGGTGCAAAAGGGTTTGCACAATTATCAATACGAAAGCGCGAAGCCTGTGAAAGACGGCAGCTTTTTGGTGTTGGCGGAATATTTGCCGACATTTTGGTCAAAAAACGCGGCGGGCTGGAAGCGGCAAAATATGACGCAAATGCCCGATGCCACTTACTGCGAGCAAACGCGGATGTATGGCAAGAATATTGTGAATGTGGGGCATGAAAGCGCGGATACGGCGGTGATTACACGCCCTGTGGGGCAGATGTTGGAGATTGTGCCGCTGGATAATCCTGCTAATGTGCAGGTGGGCGAGCGGTTTAAGGTGAAAGTGTTGCTCAACGGCGAGCCGCTGCCCAATGCCACGCTCACGGCAACGTTTGACGGCTTTGACACCAGCGATAGAGGTAAAACGCACAAGGTGGAAGCGCAGGCGTTTTCCGACACCACGGGCGATGACGGCACGGTGGCGATTATTCCGCTGCGGCAGGGCTTTTGGAAAGCCAGCGTGGAGCATAAGGCGGATTTTGCCGACCAAAAAGTGTGCCAAAAACAGGCGAATTACACCACGCTCACCTTCCAAATCGGGCACGCGCATCATTAG
- a CDS encoding NAD(P)H-dependent oxidoreductase, producing MALIILAHPNYAQSVANRAVINGLQGSGLDLEIRPIAELYSNFQIDVAAEQQALLRHQTIVFQYPFYWYNMPAILKQWFDCVFTYGFAYGSTGSQLKGKNFVASFTVGAPEREYHTLGEHHFPVAEFCKNLAQTAYYAQMNFVPPFWFHGTSPALYSADEIQAKARGQAAQLAAKLQALEAA from the coding sequence ATGGCACTCATCATTCTCGCCCACCCCAACTACGCCCAATCCGTTGCCAACCGAGCCGTTATCAACGGCTTGCAAGGCAGCGGCTTGGATTTGGAAATCCGCCCCATCGCCGAGCTGTATTCCAATTTTCAAATTGATGTCGCCGCCGAGCAGCAAGCTTTGCTGCGCCATCAAACCATCGTGTTCCAATATCCGTTTTATTGGTACAACATGCCCGCCATTTTGAAGCAATGGTTTGACTGCGTGTTCACCTACGGCTTTGCCTATGGCAGCACGGGCAGCCAGCTCAAAGGCAAAAATTTTGTCGCCAGCTTTACCGTGGGCGCGCCCGAGCGCGAATACCACACGCTGGGCGAGCATCATTTTCCCGTGGCGGAATTTTGCAAAAACCTTGCCCAAACCGCGTATTACGCGCAGATGAATTTTGTGCCGCCGTTTTGGTTTCACGGCACATCGCCCGCGTTATACAGCGCCGACGAAATCCAAGCCAAAGCGCGCGGGCAGGCGGCGCAACTGGCGGCGAAGTTGCAAGCCTTGGAAGCGGCATAA
- a CDS encoding TIGR02452 family protein — MNAKTLAQQALRISQTGKLPLPDGGCLDFSAEQQAAQRHTVLYRPSELAHWRETLRQPETERNHRATQISVTPESTQQAAYRLMVKEGLGDVVLLNFASAKNAGGGFLNGAKAQEEDLCRSSGLYLCQLEQPDYYAANRAEKSMLYTDHIIYSPRVPFFRVSGDGLLNECFYPSVITAPAPNAGVFLQREPHGAAALAQTLQRRADYVLAVAKDQAQKNLVLGAWGCGVFRNPPEQVAAAFAQSLRQPEFADCFERIVFAIYDRSPGKAVLQAFTAQFQAA; from the coding sequence ATGAACGCCAAAACTCTCGCCCAACAAGCCCTGCGCATCAGCCAAACAGGCAAACTGCCCTTGCCCGATGGCGGCTGCTTGGATTTTTCCGCCGAGCAGCAAGCCGCGCAACGCCACACCGTGCTATACCGCCCCAGCGAGCTAGCCCATTGGCGCGAAACCCTAAGGCAGCCTGAAACGGAACGAAACCACCGCGCCACGCAAATCAGCGTAACCCCCGAAAGCACGCAGCAAGCCGCCTATCGCTTGATGGTAAAAGAAGGCTTGGGTGATGTGGTGCTGCTCAATTTTGCCTCCGCCAAAAACGCAGGCGGCGGCTTTTTAAACGGCGCCAAAGCGCAGGAAGAAGACCTGTGCCGCAGCTCGGGACTGTATCTGTGCCAACTGGAACAGCCCGATTACTACGCCGCCAACCGAGCCGAAAAATCCATGCTCTACACCGACCACATTATCTATTCGCCGCGCGTGCCATTTTTTCGCGTGTCGGGCGATGGGCTGCTGAACGAATGCTTTTATCCTTCGGTGATTACCGCGCCCGCGCCCAATGCAGGCGTGTTTTTGCAGCGCGAACCGCACGGCGCAGCAGCGTTGGCGCAAACGTTGCAGCGGCGGGCGGATTATGTGTTGGCGGTTGCCAAAGACCAAGCGCAGAAAAATTTGGTGCTGGGCGCGTGGGGCTGCGGCGTGTTCCGCAATCCGCCCGAGCAAGTTGCCGCCGCCTTCGCGCAAAGCCTGAGGCAGCCTGAATTTGCCGATTGCTTTGAACGCATTGTGTTCGCCATTTACGACCGCAGCCCGGGTAAAGCCGTGTTGCAAGCGTTTACCGCGCAGTTTCAGGCTGCCTGA
- a CDS encoding ABC transporter permease, whose protein sequence is MPHSVSYWFATVLTFARRETKELLRDKIRLFFAALGPAIMLAAVGWAISFDVANLKFSVLDRDQSAASRHMVEYFRGSPYFKEQPPVYSLQEAEARLKSNQVVLVIDVPPDFGRSLAQGRQPEIGFYIDGTIPFNASNIQAYAQSMVQRYNLDTLKARGMDLPKAAAIVPRFLYNQDFKSMNAIVPNVLMMVLTMIPAIMTALSVVREREIGSIANLYASPASVPQYLIGKQLPYLAMGVFNFVSLSLMIVFWFGVPLKGSLLALFIGTLLHVAAATAFGLLVSAFTKSQTAAFFISAIGSVTIASNFSGLMYPVSTMSGGAYVIGVSFPASWYQRVSIGGFTKGLGVWDLGREYAMLAMFAAVFLTLACLSLQKQEK, encoded by the coding sequence ATGCCCCATTCCGTATCCTACTGGTTTGCCACCGTGCTCACCTTTGCCCGCCGCGAAACCAAAGAATTGCTGCGCGACAAAATCCGCCTGTTTTTCGCCGCGCTCGGCCCGGCGATTATGCTCGCCGCCGTGGGCTGGGCGATTTCGTTTGACGTGGCGAACCTGAAATTTTCCGTGTTAGACCGCGACCAATCGGCAGCCAGCCGCCACATGGTTGAGTATTTCCGCGGCTCGCCGTATTTCAAAGAGCAGCCGCCCGTGTATTCCCTGCAAGAGGCGGAAGCGCGCTTGAAAAGCAACCAAGTGGTGCTGGTGATTGATGTGCCGCCCGATTTCGGGCGCAGCTTGGCACAGGGACGGCAGCCTGAAATCGGGTTTTATATAGACGGCACCATTCCGTTCAACGCCAGCAACATCCAAGCCTACGCGCAAAGCATGGTGCAGCGGTATAACTTGGACACGCTCAAAGCGCGCGGTATGGATTTGCCCAAAGCCGCCGCCATCGTGCCGCGCTTTCTTTACAATCAAGACTTTAAAAGCATGAACGCGATTGTGCCCAATGTACTGATGATGGTGCTGACCATGATTCCCGCGATTATGACCGCGCTTTCGGTGGTGCGCGAACGCGAAATCGGCTCCATCGCCAATTTATACGCCAGCCCCGCCAGCGTGCCGCAGTATCTGATTGGCAAGCAGTTGCCTTATTTGGCGATGGGCGTGTTTAATTTTGTGTCGCTCTCGCTGATGATTGTGTTTTGGTTTGGCGTGCCGCTCAAAGGCTCGCTGCTGGCATTGTTTATCGGCACGCTGCTGCACGTTGCGGCGGCAACGGCGTTCGGGCTGCTGGTTTCGGCGTTCACCAAATCGCAAACGGCGGCGTTTTTCATCTCTGCCATCGGCAGCGTAACCATTGCTTCCAACTTTTCGGGCCTGATGTATCCCGTCTCCACCATGAGCGGCGGCGCGTATGTGATTGGCGTGAGCTTTCCCGCGTCGTGGTATCAGCGCGTGTCCATCGGCGGCTTCACCAAAGGCTTGGGCGTGTGGGATTTGGGCAGGGAATACGCCATGCTGGCGATGTTTGCCGCCGTGTTTTTAACGCTGGCGTGTTTGAGTTTGCAAAAGCAAGAGAAGTAA
- the ygiD gene encoding 4,5-DOPA dioxygenase extradiol: MNTALFLGHGSPMNVLRDNAYNRAFRQMGERLPAPRAILCVSAHGYGNGTWVSSSPRPKLIYDFYGFPDALYQQQYPVSGCPELAEEVCRLLPHAQLDPDMGLDHGVWTVLKPTFPNADIPVVQLSLDASLSSAEHFEQAKRLRPLREQGVLIVGSGNIVHNLRAYRPDAPPHKWAQAFRQNINDALQQGEFDRIADYLNQWGDVAGLSAPTPEHFLPLLYVLAQHDDGQAVVLFNDEIVGGALSMTSVRVN; the protein is encoded by the coding sequence ATGAACACCGCCTTATTCCTCGGGCATGGCAGCCCGATGAACGTGTTGCGCGACAACGCGTACAACCGCGCCTTCCGCCAAATGGGCGAGCGCCTGCCCGCGCCGCGTGCCATTTTGTGCGTGTCTGCGCATGGTTACGGCAACGGCACATGGGTGAGCAGCAGCCCGCGCCCCAAGCTGATTTACGATTTCTACGGCTTCCCCGATGCGCTGTATCAACAGCAATACCCCGTTTCAGGCTGCCCCGAGCTGGCGGAGGAAGTGTGCCGCCTGTTGCCCCACGCCCAGCTAGACCCCGATATGGGGCTAGACCACGGCGTGTGGACGGTGCTGAAACCCACGTTTCCCAACGCCGATATTCCCGTGGTGCAGCTAAGTTTGGACGCATCGCTTAGCAGTGCGGAACACTTTGAACAAGCCAAACGCCTGCGCCCGCTGCGCGAACAAGGCGTGCTGATTGTGGGCAGCGGCAACATCGTGCACAACCTGCGCGCCTACCGCCCCGACGCGCCGCCGCACAAATGGGCGCAAGCGTTTCGGCAAAACATCAACGATGCGTTGCAGCAAGGCGAGTTTGACCGCATTGCCGATTATTTAAACCAATGGGGCGATGTCGCGGGGCTGTCTGCGCCCACGCCCGAGCATTTTTTGCCGCTGCTGTATGTGCTGGCGCAGCACGATGATGGGCAGGCGGTGGTATTGTTTAACGATGAAATCGTCGGTGGCGCATTGAGCATGACTTCCGTGCGGGTGAATTAG
- a CDS encoding ABC transporter permease: protein MRTLKNILSLSAKELRSLFGDTVLVVLIVMMFSTMVYNTATNATSDVRNANIGIVDYDRSPLTRQIVAALLPPQFAKPVYVNPNDTQEMLDKSELTFVLEFPPNFQRDVLAGRAPEAQLLVDATAMTQAGMGSGYITQIFSREIQEFMGVKQQISQAMPVRAAVNLQYNPNNQSSWFMGAAMAGNNIMLITLVLVGAAVIREREHGTMEHLLVMPVTATEIVAAKILANGLVVSAAAVLSMKFVVGGAIGAHLAGSFALYALGVVLFMFSVASLSVMLATIAPTMPQYSLLMVPTYIVFMMFSGSTSPRANMPEMAQRVSEYWPSTQFARFAQSVMFRGAGLETVWVQLLALSVSGAVFLGLALVRFRKMLEKQG from the coding sequence ATGCGAACCTTAAAAAACATCCTTTCCCTTTCCGCCAAAGAACTGCGCAGCCTGTTTGGCGACACGGTGCTGGTGGTGCTCATCGTGATGATGTTCAGCACGATGGTGTACAACACCGCCACCAACGCCACATCCGATGTGAGAAACGCCAACATCGGCATCGTGGACTACGACCGCAGCCCGCTCACGCGCCAAATTGTTGCCGCGCTGTTGCCGCCGCAGTTTGCCAAGCCCGTTTACGTTAATCCCAACGACACGCAAGAGATGCTGGATAAAAGTGAGCTGACTTTTGTGTTGGAATTTCCGCCGAACTTCCAGCGCGACGTGTTGGCCGGGCGTGCGCCCGAAGCGCAGCTTTTGGTGGATGCCACCGCGATGACACAGGCGGGCATGGGCTCGGGCTATATCACGCAGATTTTCAGCCGCGAAATCCAAGAGTTCATGGGCGTGAAACAGCAAATCAGCCAAGCCATGCCCGTGCGCGCGGCGGTGAACCTGCAATACAACCCGAACAACCAAAGCAGCTGGTTTATGGGCGCGGCGATGGCGGGCAACAATATTATGTTGATTACATTGGTGTTGGTGGGCGCGGCGGTGATACGCGAGCGCGAGCACGGCACGATGGAACACTTGCTGGTGATGCCGGTAACCGCCACCGAAATCGTTGCCGCCAAAATCTTGGCAAACGGCTTGGTGGTAAGCGCGGCGGCGGTGTTGAGCATGAAGTTTGTGGTGGGCGGCGCGATTGGGGCGCATTTGGCGGGGTCGTTTGCGCTGTATGCGCTGGGCGTGGTGCTGTTTATGTTTTCGGTGGCTTCGTTGTCGGTGATGCTGGCAACGATTGCACCCACCATGCCGCAATACAGCTTGCTGATGGTGCCCACTTACATTGTTTTTATGATGTTTTCAGGCAGCACTTCGCCGCGCGCCAATATGCCCGAAATGGCGCAGCGGGTGAGCGAATATTGGCCTAGCACGCAGTTTGCCCGCTTCGCGCAATCGGTGATGTTTCGCGGCGCGGGGCTGGAAACGGTGTGGGTGCAGCTTTTGGCGTTGTCGGTGTCGGGGGCGGTGTTTTTGGGGCTGGCGCTGGTGCGGTTTCGCAAGATGTTGGAAAAACAGGGCTAA